One genomic window of Nakamurella panacisegetis includes the following:
- the upp gene encoding uracil phosphoribosyltransferase, translating to MPAPHEIPAGLDVTVVDHPLAASRLSTMRDARTDNAAFRAALRELTLMLIYEASRTLATEKHPIHTPVARTSAIRLANPPLLVPVLRAGLGMADQAHALIPESQMGFVGLARDEETLLPTPYMESLPESLAGRPVYVLDPMLATGGSMVHTIELLKARGATDVTAICALAAPEGLVTLAESGLGVRVVTASVDERLNDSGYIVPGLGDAGDRQFGAV from the coding sequence ATGCCAGCTCCGCACGAGATCCCCGCCGGCCTCGACGTCACGGTGGTCGATCACCCGCTGGCCGCGTCGCGCCTGTCGACCATGCGCGACGCGCGGACCGACAACGCGGCATTCCGGGCGGCCCTGCGCGAGTTGACGTTGATGCTGATCTACGAGGCCAGCCGCACCCTGGCCACCGAGAAGCACCCGATCCACACGCCGGTCGCCCGGACCTCGGCGATCCGGCTGGCCAATCCGCCGCTGCTGGTTCCGGTGCTGCGGGCCGGCCTGGGCATGGCCGACCAGGCCCACGCGCTGATCCCGGAGTCGCAGATGGGCTTCGTCGGCCTGGCCCGGGACGAGGAGACGCTGCTGCCGACGCCGTACATGGAGTCGTTGCCCGAATCGCTGGCCGGCCGGCCGGTGTACGTCCTCGACCCGATGCTGGCCACCGGTGGGTCGATGGTGCACACCATCGAATTGCTGAAGGCCCGTGGCGCCACCGACGTCACCGCCATCTGCGCCCTGGCCGCGCCCGAGGGCCTGGTGACCCTGGCCGAGTCCGGCCTCGGGGTCAGGGTCGTCACCGCGTCGGTCGACGAGCGCCTGAACGACTCCGGTTACATCGTGCCCGGCCTCGGCGACGCCGGGGATCGTCAGTTCGGCGCGGTCTGA